One genomic region from Conexibacter woesei DSM 14684 encodes:
- a CDS encoding SDR family NAD(P)-dependent oxidoreductase — MTWSLGLEDRGVVVTGGAGGIGREVAAAFAAAGARVAVVDVEQERSAEVVAGLERPERHLAIGADLADISGHEALLRRVLDEFGRFDALAHLAAVLRRRASVEDITEEDWDVQLDVNLKATFFLDRAAARLFREQGRGGRIINFTSQGWWSGGFGGSVVYSASKGGIVSMSRGLARTFAPDGITVNTIAPGAADTEMMRSGSSDEDLAAFVQMIPAGRMARPDELAGIVLFLASDHASYITGATVNVSGGQLMY, encoded by the coding sequence ATGACCTGGTCGCTCGGACTGGAGGATCGCGGCGTCGTCGTGACGGGCGGCGCCGGCGGCATCGGACGCGAGGTCGCGGCGGCGTTCGCCGCGGCCGGCGCGCGTGTCGCCGTCGTCGACGTCGAGCAGGAGCGCAGCGCGGAGGTCGTCGCCGGGCTGGAGCGCCCCGAGCGTCACCTCGCGATCGGCGCCGACCTGGCGGACATCTCCGGCCACGAGGCGCTGCTGCGACGGGTCCTCGACGAGTTCGGCCGCTTCGACGCACTCGCGCACCTCGCCGCGGTGCTGCGCCGGCGCGCATCGGTCGAGGACATCACCGAGGAGGACTGGGACGTCCAGCTCGACGTCAACCTCAAGGCCACGTTCTTCCTCGACCGCGCGGCGGCGCGCCTCTTCCGCGAGCAGGGCCGCGGCGGGCGGATCATCAACTTCACCTCGCAGGGCTGGTGGAGCGGCGGCTTCGGCGGGTCGGTCGTCTACTCGGCCAGCAAGGGCGGGATCGTCTCGATGAGCCGCGGGCTCGCGCGCACGTTCGCGCCCGACGGGATCACGGTCAACACGATCGCCCCAGGTGCCGCCGACACGGAGATGATGCGCAGCGGCTCCAGCGACGAGGACCTCGCCGCGTTCGTCCAGATGATCCCGGCCGGCCGCATGGCACGACCCGACGAGCTCGCCGGCATCGTCCTCTTCCTCGCCTCCGACCACGCCTCCTACATCACCGGGGCGACGGTGAA